Part of the Vigna angularis cultivar LongXiaoDou No.4 chromosome 1, ASM1680809v1, whole genome shotgun sequence genome, TGATGGTGAAAGACCATATTGCCCTTGATgacatatattcatatatatatatatatatatatatatatatatatataccctatcttcttctcttctccttatATATGACCAATATAGTGTCACTATTGTTCCTTCCTTCCTTGATCAAGACCATTTGCAAGACATTTTTGTTTGTACAATCTAAAATACAATTCCAAATCCATAAATGACTTGTAAtagaatgtatttttattttgaaaagtacttccttttatttataaatatatgaattgtTTTAATATGCAAAGTTATAGCTAATATAATAGGTAACCTCTCTCAATATGATGGTAGATAAAGAGTTACGGTGTTATTGTgatatttgaatttatgttattatttttacttacaAAATCCttatgtttctttatttttaagattgagAGAAATTGAAGCTGGTCTTTTTATGTGTTAAAAATTTTGCTTGCCTCATttaatgtgaaaagtaaaacaaaatatctTTCAATCAATTCATCTTTGCTAAAAAGTTTACACTATCAAACTTATCCATGTCAGATAACTTATCAACATCGTTTTATGTTTTACTCTAAATTTGGgattttatttctatatttaacaATCATTTTTGAATAATTGTAAGAAATATCGCATAGTTATGTAATACTTGACAATGTGTTGTAATTATACGATGTAAGatagatttataaaaaaacgCATAATTTACACTTTTAAACTACACAActcataaatcaaatttaatttatgtacaatctaaaatcaaattaatattctaAATTGCATATTCTGAAACTCAATATCCTAGTTCAAATTATGCATTATGAAACTCAAATTTAACATTCAAATGTGttctaaaatgatattttcaattttagattGAACAATCTAAAtatcacaatttttttcatttaatgttCCAAATCCAAAAGGTCTTTAAATTTCTAAATCTGAAAGTTGAATTAAAAATCGAaaactggaagaagaaaaaaactacaaaatgaaagaaaatcttACCCTCCTGTAGTATCTTCTCTTCACCATAAATCCAATTATCCAATGGAGCCTACCCTTCTACCAATACCACCGAATACACCACAACCATGAAAGTGTGTCCAAACGCGAAAAATAGGTACAACAACACTATACCAATGCAATGAATATCCTAAACTGCTATTTAATACCACAaggataaatttgaaaatttaaaattgaaggaGGTGCATATGGAAATTGTGGGGACGAAgaaagaaatgttttttttgtgaTGTTTAGGCCCGGCCCATGAGAGAAGTGAATCCAGCCAGCCAACCACAGTACTTACCAGTCACCAGTTTCGATCTGAGTCAGTGTGACTATCtgtctttctttctcctttgcAATCTTGCAATGGCACAAACACCAACCCAGAGACCCTGTTCAAGCATCATCGATTCTCTGGGTGAAGAAATCGTGAGAATCATCGCACCCGTTTCAATATGCATGTTCTTGGTCGTTATATTGGTGTCAATTCTGAACACGGATTCTTCTCTCTTCGACGCATCGATGAGCATGGTCACCATGGCCTACACCGAGACAACCTCGGACTCCACCTGGGACAAATTCCTCGGTGCCCTTTTGAACTCTCTGGCTTTCGTCGTCCTCGTCACCTTCGCAACCTTCATCCTGGTTCTCCTCTTTTACTTCCGATGCACCAGGTTCTTAAAACTCTACATGGCTTTCTCCACTTTCATCGTGCTGGGGTTCCTCGGCGGTGAAGTCTCGCTGTTCTTGATCCAACAGTTTAACACCCCCGTTGATTGCATTACGTTTTTCCTCTTGCTATGTAATTTCGCCGTTGTGGGTGTTTTGACCGTGTTTATGTCAAAAATGGCAATTTTTGTGACCCAGGGGTATTTGGTTGTTATTGGGATATTGATTGCTTATTCGTTTACTATGTTGCCTGAGTGGACCACCTGGGCCTTGCTTGTTGCTATGGCGCTGTATGATGTTGCCGCAGTTTTGTTACCAATTGGGCCGTTGAGGCTTTTGGTGGAGCTTGCAATATCAAGGGATGAGGAAATTCCCGCGTTGGTTTATGAGGCTAGACCAGTGAACCATGGTAATTTGAGTCCCAGGGATCTTGTGCAGAGGAGGCGGTTATGGAGAGAAAGGAGGGTTGATAATTCAAATCTTCAAACTGATTCCAACTCAGCGTTGGGTCATGGATCCAGTGTTGAATTTCCCTCCGGTTCTGACGGAAGCCCCAGCAATAACTTAAACATGGTTAGGGAGAATGCCTCTAGAAATGCAATTCTAACAGCTAATAGTTCTGGTGGCTCTTATGGTTGCATAAGTTTGGTGAATGCAGAAGAGGAACCAGTGCGCCTTCATGAGACTGATTCAGACCTTTCTGCGCCCTTGATTGATCGTGGAATGAATGTCCAGCACGGTAGGGGGGAAGATGCTGTGCCAAGTGAGAATTTGATGCTAGAAGGAATTGGATTGGGTTCTTCTGGTTCAATCAAGTTAGGGCTGGGAGATTTTATCTTCTACAGTGTTTTGGTTGGCAGGGCGGCAATGTATGATTTTATGACGGTATATGCATGTTATCTTGCTATCATTGCGGGTCTTGGCATAACTTTGATCCTTTTGGCTTTATATCAGAAGGCTCTGCCTGCTCTTCCTGTGTCAATAGGACTGGGTGTGTTGTTTTATTTCTTGACAAGGCTCCTACTTGAAGTATTTGTAGTACAATGTTCTATAAATCTCTTGTTGTTCTAAGGTTAGGAATCTTATTGTTTGGGTTTGGTACTTTTGTACCGAACTTATGACATGACCAcgaatattattagttaaaatcTTGGTTTCATGCCCATCTTTAGCTGTAAGGTTTTCAGGAAATGTATATTTACTTTATAGCAATTCACTTTTGATGCCTTCTTATTTAGCTCTAAGGATGTCTTGTATATCTTATGGCGAAGGGAAATACAGATGTGGGAATCTAACCACCTACCCTCCCCCACCATTGTGCCACTCAAACATCAGGTGAGAGATATCAGTTGTGCTTATAGGGTCGAATTTTgatgcttttttttatttaaccgtttgttgattttggtctataattcttttcttttctggtTGGTGCTTAGAAAAGGCCTAGCTTACTGCAGATTTAGGATCTGTGACTGCAAGCATTCCATTCCTGACATCGAAAGTAGAAGAGGTGCCAATTGTTTATAATATGGCTTTAGCTACTGAATTCATATCAGTGTCAAAAGCATGTCATTGCTTGTCCAGCTAATTGTGAAGCATAGCATTCAATCACTCCATTGAAACACTTAAATccaagttttttctttaaactataaataactGTAAGTTTGTAGATGATAGAAATTcactttcaaaaaaataaaataaaatctatggAAGTAGTACTGAGCCAAATAGAGTGATTGAATTGTAATGTAACTATTTTAGAAAACAAGAAATTTTACATGACAGGGCCAAATAAAGAAGAGGTAGAAAACCTTTGACCTGTAACCATCTCCTTATCAGAAATGAAAAAGCATGtgatatttcttaaaatttggtTCTATCAACATGAATAGCAGGCTTGGTTAATTGAACCTAGTTTTGAAAGTTTAACATGAAGGAACTTTACTTAGAGTGGTACAACTAGAACAATGAGGATAAATAACTTGGAAGGAATCCACCTTCTGAGTGGAATATGGCTTTCTAGACATAGATCACCGTAGGCccaaatattttctattaaagaGAGTTAGCTTGAGCAGAGAGGAGTGTTGTGTGGTTCTGTTACATTTGTAAATCATTTATGCGCTATTATGTCAGATATGGTACAGAAATTGGATTCACATGAACTTTCCTCACACTTGGGGGAGCATTCCTCTCATTTTCAGTGGGATTACCGATTTAGATTTTCTCTCTGGATTTTTTCTGTGTTCTTCTATTGAGTTCTTAAAATAtgctaatttaaaatatgtacattgattttgatgttttaaaatatattacaaagaaatttaatttaatacatcaatattagtatatttttaatgctcaatatagaaaaaaaaactcaacaaaAAATGTGGACTCTGgcattacatatttttctcCTCTAAAAGttatttcctttgttttctgCAATACCTAAAATTcggtaaaaaaaatcaaattcgtCATGttcaaattacattaatttttttcttattaaataagTTTTCTAGCTGTGTTAAGttgtataaaaaatgaaatactaacatgaaatatatttgataCATATTCGATatgtaaagaaaatataacgcaattaaattaaaagaatttatataaataaattataatttcattataaaattaaggGACTAAAGAAAGCgtatttttccaaaaaaaaaattatgaaaatttgaacAAAAGATTGACATTGATaacattaatagaaaaataataattataaaacaataaaaagaaataatcatGAAAGGCAATAACGTTTTATTTCACATTAAACAAAACAGTCCCACGCAAATAAAACTCTTATTAATGTATGGACAAATAATTAGGTCTGGGCTTGTTTCATTCTGCACTCCATCAATTTCTTATTCCCCTTCCACTCTTTCTCAAACGAGGTTTTTATGGAATAcattgtttattatattatgaaaaactttattttagaataaatggGAAGTTGAGGGAGTTTAGGAATATCAAATTCTTtaaatagtaattaattttagaaaaaataataataatactatattGACAGATTTagatatcaatttttaaattaaagataataaatatataaaatagtataataaaaaaatataattagattgTGAATTATTCTCTAAATTAATcactaatattaattatcaaacttttaagatttcaaataaattaaagtctagatttatctattcgtAACAAATTTAGacattagtttatttaataactaaaagcttgataattaataattaatgttagtAATCAATCCACactcaaattattattttttatttataataaagattattttatatatcattaatatttattttacaaaattgattgttatttaaaatattttctgcTAACGTCTTTACCAAGTGTGAGGAtgcaaaatttatatttataacttcTTTACCCAATACCCAAACGTTTTTCTACAAAATTAATGATGaggtttgattttttaaaattggcaataattttaaaatataatagagtaaattacaactttttctttgttttaactATAGTAGTGCTGTATTATTTTCatctcttatattaaaatataacgAATACGAGTGCGTAATTTTTTCCATTAAACTTCTGTTAGTTTCcgttaaaaataaatgttactataaaaaaaatcttttagtGTTCCATTTTCTATGAGATCCAGCTCATCgtctcttatttttattttcttacaaataatCTAATGACTAAAAATATCTTCTACCTTATGAAATCTGAATCACATGCTTCTCTTTTAACAAATGAAAACACATGGCAATtctattttatactttaaatcataaattatcTGTGTTACACATTTGTCACTTCCTAATGTTTCGTTTTCCTATAGCACCTCTCACAGACAATGCCGGCGTTAggagtaaaacaaaaaaactaattattattaaattaacatatttattaaacattaagTACTAAAAGTGGGAAACTTTTTACTGTAACAAATTCAATGTACACTaaaaaatttttataattttttttattatatactttttgttAGA contains:
- the LOC108331703 gene encoding presenilin-like protein At2g29900: MAQTPTQRPCSSIIDSLGEEIVRIIAPVSICMFLVVILVSILNTDSSLFDASMSMVTMAYTETTSDSTWDKFLGALLNSLAFVVLVTFATFILVLLFYFRCTRFLKLYMAFSTFIVLGFLGGEVSLFLIQQFNTPVDCITFFLLLCNFAVVGVLTVFMSKMAIFVTQGYLVVIGILIAYSFTMLPEWTTWALLVAMALYDVAAVLLPIGPLRLLVELAISRDEEIPALVYEARPVNHGNLSPRDLVQRRRLWRERRVDNSNLQTDSNSALGHGSSVEFPSGSDGSPSNNLNMVRENASRNAILTANSSGGSYGCISLVNAEEEPVRLHETDSDLSAPLIDRGMNVQHGRGEDAVPSENLMLEGIGLGSSGSIKLGLGDFIFYSVLVGRAAMYDFMTVYACYLAIIAGLGITLILLALYQKALPALPVSIGLGVLFYFLTRLLLEVFVVQCSINLLLF